In Gopherus flavomarginatus isolate rGopFla2 chromosome 5, rGopFla2.mat.asm, whole genome shotgun sequence, one DNA window encodes the following:
- the BCL7C gene encoding B-cell CLL/lymphoma 7 protein family member C — protein sequence MSGRTVRAETRSRAKDDIKKVMAAIEKVRRWEKRWVTVGDTSLRIYKWVPIVDPRDEEKRRLAGSGERHKGRERRGRVPSPRANPALLMLDLNDENSNQSSLSETSLAKGGDTSSSPTPDRSQTATPTPLGELKAEDSQPPMLGQEGDSGVLLLEGTDEPPMLTKEDPVPGLLESQGQEDAPPFETAPTFPQPVLEEEDDESMGAPPLKRICPEEQEMGAPNSP from the exons ATGTCAGGGCGCACGGTGCGGGCCGAGACCCGCAGCCGGGCCaaggatgacatcaagaaggtgATGGCGGCCATCGAGAAAGTGCGCAGATG GGAGAAGCGCTGGGTGACCGTGGGCGACACGTCTCTGAGAATCTACAAGTGGGTGCCCATTGTGGACCCCCGGGATGAG gagAAGCGGCGACTGGCTGGCAGCGGGGAGAGGCACAAGGgccgggagaggagggggcgcgTGCCCAGCCCCCGGGCCAACCCCGCCCTCCTCATGCTGGACCTGAACG ATGAGAACAGCAACCAGAGCTCGCTGTCTGAGACCTCCCTGGCCAAGGGGGGAgacaccagctccagccccacccccgacCGCAGCCAGACGGCAACCCCCACTCCGCTGGGGGAACTGAAAGCAGAGGACTCGCAGCCCCCCAtgctggggcaggaagggg actctggggtgctGCTGCTTGAGGGGACGGACGAGCCCCCCATGCTGACCAAGGAGGACCCTGTTCCAGGCCTACTGGAGTCACAG GGGCAAGAGGATGCACCCCCTTTTGAGACGGCCCCAACTTTCCCGCAGCCGGTGCTGGAAGAAGAGGATGATGAGTCCATGGGGGCACCTCCCCTGAAGCGCATCTGCCCTGAGGAGCAGGAAATGGGTGCCCCCAACTCCCCATAG